The following is a genomic window from Pseudomonadota bacterium.
TGGGATGCCGGTGATGAGACCTATCTGGGCCGTATGGTCGAGGCGGTGCACGAACACGGCAGCCTGGCCGGGATCGAGCTGGTCCATAACGGCCAGGATACCGGGAATCTTTACAGCCGCGAGGTGCCGATCGGCCCGGATCACCGCCCGGTCTCGTGGATGCGCCACCCGATCCAGGCGCGCGCCATGGACAAGGACGATATCCGCGCCTATCGCCGCTGGCACCGCAAGGCGGCGGAGCGGGCGCGCGACATCGGCTTCAACATCGTCGTCGTCTATTCCGGGCATGACGGCACCATGCCGACCCACTTTCTGGCGCGCCGCCACAATCACCGCACCGACGAATATGGCGGCAGCCTGGAAAACCGGCTGCGCCTATTCCGCGAGCTGATCGAGGAAACCAAGGAAGCGGTCGGCGACACCATGGGCGTCATCGTGCGCTTCGCTGTCGACGAAATGATGGGTCCCGACGGGTTGGAGTGGCAGAACGAGGGCCGCGAGGCCGTCGAATTGCTGGCCGAACTGCCCGACCTCTGGGACGTCAATGTCAGCGACTGGGCGAACGATTCGAAGACCTCCCGCTTCGCGCCGGAAGGCTATCAGGAAGAGTATGTCGCCTTCGTCAAACAGATGACGACGAAGCCGGTCTCCACGGTCGGGCGTTATACATCGCCCGATGCGATGGTCTCAGCGATCAAACGCGGCATTGTCGACCTGATCGGCGCGGCGCGACCGTCGATTGCCGATCCCTTTCTGCCCAGGAAGATCGAGGAGGGGCGGCCGGAGGATATTCGCGAGTGCATTGGCTGCAACATATGCGTCGCCTGGAACAACGTCTCGGCGCCATCGCGCTGCACCCAGAACCCGACCTTTGGCGAGGAGTGGCGCAAGGGCTGGCATCCCGAGATCGTCCGATCGAAGGATAGTGACGACCGCGTGCTGATTGTCGGTGGCGGCCCGGCCGGCTTGGAAGCCGCACGCGCGGCCGGCCGGCGCGGTTATCACGTCACACTGGCCGAGGCCGCCGATGAGCTCGGTGGGCGCGTCAGCCGGGAGAGCCGGTTGCCGGGTCTGGCCGCCTGGGCGCGGGTGCGCGATTACCGGATCGGCCAGATCCACCAGATGCCCAATGTCGAGGTGTTTCCCGCCAGTCAGCTCGACGCCGCAAATGTGCTGGAACTCGGCGCCCAGCATGTGGCGCTCGCCACCGGAGCCACGTGGCGGCGTGATGGCGTCGGCTACACGCTGCGCGACCCGGTCGAGGGCTTCGACCAGCCCCATGTGCTGTCACCGGACGATCTGATGGACGGTAAACGGCCGCCCGATGGTCCGGTGCTGATCTTTGACGACGACGGTTACTACATGGCGAGCGTGTTGTCGGATCTGCTGCGCGATGAGGGTCGCG
Proteins encoded in this region:
- a CDS encoding FAD-dependent oxidoreductase; protein product: MRDPRHDILFEPLRIGPVTAPNRFYQVPHCNGMGRMFPNAMIGMRGMKAEGGWGIVTTEQCDFHVTGDTQAFTETNMWDAGDETYLGRMVEAVHEHGSLAGIELVHNGQDTGNLYSREVPIGPDHRPVSWMRHPIQARAMDKDDIRAYRRWHRKAAERARDIGFNIVVVYSGHDGTMPTHFLARRHNHRTDEYGGSLENRLRLFRELIEETKEAVGDTMGVIVRFAVDEMMGPDGLEWQNEGREAVELLAELPDLWDVNVSDWANDSKTSRFAPEGYQEEYVAFVKQMTTKPVSTVGRYTSPDAMVSAIKRGIVDLIGAARPSIADPFLPRKIEEGRPEDIRECIGCNICVAWNNVSAPSRCTQNPTFGEEWRKGWHPEIVRSKDSDDRVLIVGGGPAGLEAARAAGRRGYHVTLAEAADELGGRVSRESRLPGLAAWARVRDYRIGQIHQMPNVEVFPASQLDAANVLELGAQHVALATGATWRRDGVGYTLRDPVEGFDQPHVLSPDDLMDGKRPPDGPVLIFDDDGYYMASVLSDLLRDEGRDVIVATPSTQVAQWTEHSLEQEPIEARMAERGVTMLTRHTLEAISSSTVTLSDDLNRREVTLACAGVVLVTARLPRDGLWHDLAAMGDDAAAAGIATIRRIGDCYGAGPIVTAVYMGHRFAQELETEPDPDGVPFRRERHLIEA